A section of the Macadamia integrifolia cultivar HAES 741 chromosome 9, SCU_Mint_v3, whole genome shotgun sequence genome encodes:
- the LOC122089463 gene encoding E3 ubiquitin ligase PQT3-like — translation MAVYHKFKSAKDFDSITIDGHFISVANLKEKIFESKHLGKCTNFDLMVANAQANEEYLDEPMLIPKNTSVLIRRVPGRPCMPIVAEQDESRVLENKVEVAQPVKSSYPVSDSLVTRFPEESDWDEFGSDLYSIPEVLPVQSRNSVQDAPPQDKADEDSKIKALIDTPALDWQQQTQNGFGSGRGFGRGMGGRMMGGRGFGCGGLERKTPPVGYICHRCKVPGHFIQHCPTNGDPNYDIKRMKPPTGIPKSMLMTTPDGSYALPSGAVAVLKPNEAAFEKEIEGFPSTRSLSELPPEFCCPLCMEVMKDAVLTSKCCFKSFCDKCIRDHIISKSMCVCGATNILADDLLPNKTLRDTINWILESNNSSVENAGSMSQIQDMESARPKVPSPTLSATLKGDHVPLPAKNVNPDLNDTMTEKKATVSAPQPSVEKGGIAKTMDVFESARVPVSVKEATSQSGAPLPEEEVQQKLQAGDPGKKKKKKKAYLPLNAADMQWRTSQDFAAENYIMPLGPSAYNPYWPGMQLGMDGYATPYSGAVPYMGYAASPFDVPFGGIVPQDHFGGGQGFMLPVVPPQRDLSELAMGANPVPPVMGREEFEAWQADLRRKHEIERRSESREFSKVRGGGRDFSGSGDVPSMKSKPMSLSRMVGPDRPHPRYLHQQSERALSPLRLARDSESTQFGKKRPEHHHQDDDYYHEHRHHQHHLDKAPTASAAEALKAAGVEDRKQKKSVFCRISFPDGGSKKRKLSSSTGTSKEVVANGDKDYEPSASLHIKPSSNGYRDEWKPPVKGAAVSSSSAGVVGRKSTVDHDSSDDERHFKRRPSRYEPEPPPPPPPPLPPPPPVEWEDEARPSRSSVERERDRGRIQDREYKRERGRSSKHR, via the exons atggctGTATACCATAAGTTTAAAAGTGCAAAAGATTTCGACTCTATTACCATTGACGGTCATTTCATATCAGTTgcgaatttgaaagaaaaaatatttgaatccaAGCACTTGGGCAAGTGTACGAACTTTGACCTCATGGTCGCCAACGCCCAGGCTAATGAAG AGTACCTTGATGAACCCATGCTGATACCAAAAAATACATCTGTTTTAATTCGTCGGGTTCCAGGACGGCCTTGCATGCCCATTGTTGCTGAACAAGACGA GTCTAGAGTATTAGAGAACAAAGTAGAGGTTGCTCAACCTGTGAAGAGCAGTTACCCTGTGTCAGATTCTCTTGTCACAAGATTT CCCGAGGAGTCAGACTGGGATGAATTTGGTAGTGATTTGTATTCCATTCCAGAAGTGTTGCCAGTTCAGTCCAGAAATTCTGTCCAGGATGCTCCTCCCCAAGATAAAGCTGATGAGGATAGCAAGATTAAGGCTTTAATTGATACTCCTGCCTTGGACTGGCAGCA GCAAACTCAAAATGGCTTTGGCTCTGGTAGAGGTTTTGGAAGGGGTATGGGAGGAAGAATGATGGGT ggcCGGGGTTTTG GCTGTGGTGGATTGGAGCGAAAGACACCTCCAGTGGGTTATATCTGCCACAGATGCAAGGTGCCTG GGCATTTTATTCAGCATTGCCCTACGAACGGTGACCCTAATTATGACATCAAAAGAATGAAACCTCCAACTGGTATTCCAAAATCAATGTTGATGACAACCCCAGATGGCTCATATGCCTTACCAAGTGGTGCTGTTGCTGTTTTGAAACCAAATGA AGCTGCTTTTGAGAAGGAAATTGAAGGTTTTCCTTCCACTCGATCACTGAGTGAACTCCCTCCAGAATTTTGTTGCCCATTGTGCATGGAAGTAATGAAAGATGCTGTTCTAACAAGCAAGTGCTGTTTTAAGAGTTTTTGCGACAAAT GTATCAGGGATCACATTATCTCGAAGTCGATGTGTGTTTGTGGGGCAACAAATATACTTGCAGATGATCTTCTGCCTAATAAGACACTGAGGGATACCATCAATTGGATTTTGGAGTCTAATAACAGTAGTGTGGAAAATGCAGGGAGCATGTCACAGATACAAG ATATGGAATCTGCTCGACCTAAAGTACCATCACCTACTCTTTCTGCCACTTTAAAGGGTGACCATGTACCACTACCAGCTAAGAATGTTAATCCGGATTTGAATGACACCATGACGGAAAAGAAAGCCACTGTGAGTGCCCCACAGCCATCTGTGGAGAAAGGTGGGATCGCAAAAACCATGGATGTTTTTGAATCTGCACGGGTGCCTGTAAGCGTGAAGGAAGCAACATCACAAAGCGGTGCACCACTTCCTGAGGAAGAAGTGCAGCAGAAGTTGCAAGCTGGTGATCCAG ggaaaaagaagaagaagaagaaggcttatTTGCCGTTAAATG CTGCAGATATGCAGTGGAGAACCTCTCAGGATTTTGCAGCTGAAAATTATATCATGCCTCTTGGTCCTTCGGCTTATAACCCATACTGGCCTGGCATGCAACTTGGGATGGATGGATATGCCACTCCTTACTCTGGTGCTGTGCCCTATATGGGTTATGCTGCCAGCCCCTTTGATGTACCCTTCGGTGGAATCGTACCTCAAGACCATTTTGGTGGAGGCCAAGGATTTATGTTACCTGTTGTACCACCTCAAAG GGATCTCTCGGAGTTGGCAATGGGCGCTAACCCTGTACCGCCAGTCATGGGTAGGGAGGAGTTTGAGGCTTGGCAGGCTGACCTGAGAAGAAAGCACGAAATTGAGCGACGTAGTGAAAG CAGGGAATTTTCAAAGGTACGAGGTGGTGGTAGGGACTTTAGCGGCAGTGGTGATGTTCCTTCAATGAAATCTAAACCT ATGTCTCTATCCCGTATGGTGGGCCCGGATCGGCCGCACCCCCGCTATCTTCACCAACAATCCGAAAGAGCGTTGAGCCCGTTACGGTTGGCACGCGATTCTGAATCAACCCAGTTCGGAAAGAAAAGACCGGAGCACCACCACCAGGACGACGATTATTACCACGAACACCgccaccaccaacaccacctCGATAAAGCTCCAACGGCATCAGCTGCGGAGGCACTCAAGGCTGCTGGCGTGGAGGACCGCAAGCAGAAGAAAAGCGTGTTCTGTCGTATTAGCTTTCCCGACGGAGGTAGTAAGAAGAGGAAGCTGTCATCTTCCACAGGAACCAGTAAGGAAGTCGTTGCCAACGGTGATAAGGACTACGAGCCCTCTGCATCTCTTCATATTAAGCCGTCTTCAAATGGGTACCGTGACGAGTGGAAGCCTCCCGTGAAGGGTGCAGCGGTGTCGTCATCGAGTGCTGGAGTAGTAGGACGGAAAAGTACAGTGGACCACGACTCTAGCGATGACGAACGGCATTTCAAGAGGAGGCCGTCCCGGTATGAGCCGGagccgccaccgccaccgccaccgccactgccaccgccaccgccCGTGGAATGGGAAGATGAAGCCCGGCCTTCGCGAAGCTCAGTGGAGCGAGAGCGAGATCGCGGGAGAATCCAGGACCGCGAGTATAAACGCGAACGGGGACGCAGCAGCAAGCACAGATAA
- the LOC122088029 gene encoding uncharacterized protein LOC122088029 isoform X1 yields MAAPFFSTPFQPYIYESPQSALIPFQILGGEAQIVQIMLKPQEKVIAKPGSMCYTSGSIMMENIYLPENEGGMLQWIFGKSVTSIVLLNPGPNDGFVGIAAPSLARILPIDLAKFGGEILCQPDAFLCSVNDVMVTNAVDHRARNVVAGAEGILRQKLTGQGLAFIIAGGSVVQKNLDVGEVLIVDASCIVAMTASINFQVKYSGPIRRVVFGGDNLVTAVLTGPGIVFLQSLPFLRLSQRIARAVTSPNMRENPKFFIQIAIFFLLAYVMIVSSFILTDV; encoded by the exons ATGGCCGCACCTTTCTTCTCTACGCCTTTCCAGCCCTACATTTACGAG AGCCCACAATCAGCTCTTATACCCTTTCAAATATTGGGTGGTGAAGCTCAGATCGTTCAG ATAATGTTAAAACCGCAAGAGAAGGTCATTGCAAAGCCTG GTTCCATGTGCTACACGTCTGGATCTATTATGATGGAAAACATTTACCTCCCTGAAAATGAAGGAGGAATGTTGCAATGGATTTTTGGAAAGAGTGTGACTAGCATAGTTCTCCTCAATCCTGGTCCAAATGATGGCTTTGTTGGAATTGCCGCGCCTTCACTTGCTAGAATACTTCCG ATTGACCTGGCAAAGTTTGGTGGAGAAATTCTGTGCCAG CCAGATGCATTTCTTTGCTCTGTCAATGATGTAATGGTCACTAATGCAGTTGATCATAGGGCCCGTAATGTTGTGGCTGGTGCAGAG GGAATTTTGAGGCAGAAGCTGACAGGCCAGGGGCTAGCCTTCATTATTGCTGGTGGATCTG TTGTACAGAAAAATCTTGACGTGGGGGAAGTACTCATCGTCGATGCCTCTTGCATTGTTGCCATGACAGCTTCCATCAATTTCCAAGTAAAATACTCCGGTCCCATAAGGCGGGTGGTCTTTGGG GGTGACAACCTAGTTACGGCCGTTTTAACTGGACCAGGCATAGTCTTCCTTCAGAGTCTGCCCTTCTTACGACTTTCTCAGCGCATTGCAAG AGCGGTTACATCACCAAACATGAGAGAAAATCCGAAGTTCTTCATTCAAATAgctatatttttccttttagccTATGTTATGATTGTATCATCATTTATCTTAACAGATGtttga
- the LOC122088029 gene encoding uncharacterized protein LOC122088029 isoform X2 has protein sequence MLKPQEKVIAKPGSMCYTSGSIMMENIYLPENEGGMLQWIFGKSVTSIVLLNPGPNDGFVGIAAPSLARILPIDLAKFGGEILCQPDAFLCSVNDVMVTNAVDHRARNVVAGAEGILRQKLTGQGLAFIIAGGSVVQKNLDVGEVLIVDASCIVAMTASINFQVKYSGPIRRVVFGGDNLVTAVLTGPGIVFLQSLPFLRLSQRIARAVTSPNMRENPKFFIQIAIFFLLAYVMIVSSFILTDV, from the exons ATGTTAAAACCGCAAGAGAAGGTCATTGCAAAGCCTG GTTCCATGTGCTACACGTCTGGATCTATTATGATGGAAAACATTTACCTCCCTGAAAATGAAGGAGGAATGTTGCAATGGATTTTTGGAAAGAGTGTGACTAGCATAGTTCTCCTCAATCCTGGTCCAAATGATGGCTTTGTTGGAATTGCCGCGCCTTCACTTGCTAGAATACTTCCG ATTGACCTGGCAAAGTTTGGTGGAGAAATTCTGTGCCAG CCAGATGCATTTCTTTGCTCTGTCAATGATGTAATGGTCACTAATGCAGTTGATCATAGGGCCCGTAATGTTGTGGCTGGTGCAGAG GGAATTTTGAGGCAGAAGCTGACAGGCCAGGGGCTAGCCTTCATTATTGCTGGTGGATCTG TTGTACAGAAAAATCTTGACGTGGGGGAAGTACTCATCGTCGATGCCTCTTGCATTGTTGCCATGACAGCTTCCATCAATTTCCAAGTAAAATACTCCGGTCCCATAAGGCGGGTGGTCTTTGGG GGTGACAACCTAGTTACGGCCGTTTTAACTGGACCAGGCATAGTCTTCCTTCAGAGTCTGCCCTTCTTACGACTTTCTCAGCGCATTGCAAG AGCGGTTACATCACCAAACATGAGAGAAAATCCGAAGTTCTTCATTCAAATAgctatatttttccttttagccTATGTTATGATTGTATCATCATTTATCTTAACAGATGtttga